The proteins below are encoded in one region of Helicoverpa zea isolate HzStark_Cry1AcR chromosome 21, ilHelZeax1.1, whole genome shotgun sequence:
- the LOC124640949 gene encoding vesicle-associated membrane protein 2 isoform X2, whose protein sequence is MATEGGLAPGGDGDMPVGGPKTPQQIAAQRRLQQTQAQVDEVVDIMKTNVEKVLERDQKLSELDDRADALQQGASQFEQQAGKLKSKFWLQNLKMMIIAAVIGIIILALIIGL, encoded by the exons GGCGACGGAAGGCGGACTGGCGCCCGGCGGCGATGGGGACATGCCGGTGGGCGGGCCCAAGACGCCGCAGCAGATCGCCGCGCAGCGTCGCTTGCAGCAGACGCAGGCGCAGGTCGATGAG GTGGTGGACATAATGAAGACGAACGTGGAGAAAGTGCTTGAGCGGGATCAGAAACTCTCAGAACTTGATGACCGAGCag ATGCACTGCAACAGGGAGCATCACAGTTTGAACAGCAGGCTGGCAAACTCAAAAGCAAATTCTGGTTGCAAAATCTAAAG ATGATGATAATCGCAGCTGTTATTGGAATCATCATCCTGGCTCTAATCATCG GTCTGTAA
- the LOC124640949 gene encoding vesicle-associated membrane protein 2 isoform X1: MATEGGLAPGGDGDMPVGGPKTPQQIAAQRRLQQTQAQVDEVVDIMKTNVEKVLERDQKLSELDDRADALQQGASQFEQQAGKLKSKFWLQNLKMMIIAAVIGIIILALIIANFV, translated from the exons GGCGACGGAAGGCGGACTGGCGCCCGGCGGCGATGGGGACATGCCGGTGGGCGGGCCCAAGACGCCGCAGCAGATCGCCGCGCAGCGTCGCTTGCAGCAGACGCAGGCGCAGGTCGATGAG GTGGTGGACATAATGAAGACGAACGTGGAGAAAGTGCTTGAGCGGGATCAGAAACTCTCAGAACTTGATGACCGAGCag ATGCACTGCAACAGGGAGCATCACAGTTTGAACAGCAGGCTGGCAAACTCAAAAGCAAATTCTGGTTGCAAAATCTAAAG ATGATGATAATCGCAGCTGTTATTGGAATCATCATCCTGGCTCTAATCATCG CCAACTTTGTGTGA